The DNA window ttccgtctttactttccgcataccccctacaggtgtttattgtaaatccCCCATCCCTAAAACTGTAATAGCTTAGGgttttttactttccgcactttaatttctgcacaATATTtgttgcgtggttagtaattagggagtgcaacccctgaattgaattaaaacaatttatacaagaaaaatataatcgaattgaatcacttgattgtgacacgcactcacctttagggtaatctctcttatgctgcctttcgatcaaaatagtcaagtccctcgagcgtagggataccttagcttgctaccttcgattcaaaatcaccacgtccctccgtttaaagatcatagtcccttcgatgtcgcCTTTGGTATAAATGATCTtatccctcgattaaatggtgatagtcccttcaattgctaaggtatctttaCTGGTTGCCTATAAATGACTATTCCATCCTTTCCTAAGACTAACCTACCTcccatatggtatggatagacttatggcaaaggatgaccctcgatgacccgatgCATCCAATTAAAGGGCTACATGCCCTCCTTATGATAtagatagccctttcaaacaaaagatttaaagaacaagaaagacaaacttagggtaggtactcTTAACTGCTTGCTTGCAACAAACTTTCAAatcaattacttttcacaccttcttttcaaatcaattcaaaaaggctacgcttatttgcAAGCTAacgtccttattcaaatcttttcgaTTCACACACGAcaatttttcaaacaattcaaacaaacaaagtgagctaagcaattaatagcccatggataaccatggatacaaagggtgcttacaccttccctttgtataacctacccccgatctcaaaatctttcaaaggtctttcctgttctttttgtctttccaattggataaaataaaagtcagtggcgactcttgctatccgcaacattttaaaagtctgttctcccaccgtattacagaactggcgactctgctggggatacatatttaaagaggggttaccttagaactagttcactttaataattgtttgtttgcttgctttatttttcaaggttgttttgggtattgaatggTTGAAcagttaattttaccaaacacttcaattaacttatcaactataagttatcagtcatcagctataaACTATAAGTTATCAGTCATAGCCATCACAGTTATAAGCTGTAAGCTATCAGAGTATCAACTAGCTTATCACTCAACTgttatttttatcaaacagaGTCTGACAGTTAGTGAATCAGAGctgttaaaattttataaatatttgactttttgtaatcacatataaaatattatttgtgattaattataatataaaatattttacactaaaaGTACATAACAATTAATctcttaaaatttatatttttatattaaattctcGATTTTATtctactttaaaaaataaaatttcacacAACTATCCTTAATtgtaaatataaacacaatactataaaataattttcattatgtaattataatttttatattcttttttaaaaaagcCACAAACTACCTATGGTAAGGGTAAAAGCTCTCAAAAAtactaaaatcaataaaaatatttaaaaagttgaATACACAAATTTCCAATTAATACTTCATTTTACTCTAATTTAAAAATTGAAACTTcacataatattgcttaattgtATACTATtaagataattttataaaattcaatatcttatttttttttaattggtttCTGTACAAAGAGTAATGACATGCACTTTGGTATAAATTTTTGTATACAATTCTGTCCGTCAGAATCTTTTGGAGATGTTATATTGTAGAtggttaaaaaaaatttcaaacattCATAGAAATCtcataatataattaattgacCAAGTAAAATCCTTTTACATCGTACATATTAATTAAATTCTTCCATAAAAATCTCAAATACCGttgaattataaataaaatcttTCAAATATAATGAAACTCTTAAAATATAGgagtttaaaattttttttttaaaattttattctcgACTTTACTCTAATTCAAAAAGTAAAATCTcccatatattaattaattataaattattaatataatttttaaaattgtttttataattaaatatttttttaattccttCTATGAAAACCATAAACAACCTGATATAAAATCTCTCTTCTTTATAATCTCAAccaactaaattaaaattaaaataaattaaaaattattaattattgattatTCCGAAAAATATGGATTTAGGGTGTTTCCATGTAAAACAAAATTTCGGATTTTACTCTAataacaaaattttcatataactaTTGCTTAGTTGTAAACTACCAAGATAATCTAACAAAATCGTTTCCATTATCCAATTATAGTTTTAGTTATTTTCCGTAAAAACCTCAAATTACTTATGATATATATGCAATGGAAAAAATAACTTTAACATATGGATGAaatattaatcattaaaaaataaagtaatatCAATTACTATTGAATCGCAGAATCAATTTTGCATTAttgcttaaaatataaaaataaaagcatttaataaaaaaatatttatatgtttATGTATATTTTTTCTTATAGCATTGACTTACAAAGCCGTCAAAGAAGAAAAAACAATAGAGTgtatattttaaaaactaaatatagaaattataaaagaaaaacaaataaaacaaataaaaaagaaaagctaCGTGGGGCCATAAGATTGGTGACCGTAAATACATGCACATGATGAACATCATAGTCAAACCTAAACACATAGTAACAAACCCTTATCCAAACTTTATAAATACACCTTCATTCCTCTAACTTTCTTCACTCATATTCATATTCCTCTCTCATATTTCTCACTCCACCCTTTCATGTGAATGTGAATAGTGATTTCATAAACACATAACGAAGATCAATTTAAGTTTTATAAGCTATGGCCGGAGGAGGTTTCGCCACCAGTGCAGGCGGCGGTCAGTTCGAAGCGAAGATAACTCCCATCGTTATTATTTCATGTATCATGGCTGCCACTGGTGGTCTCATGTTCGGTTACGACGTTGGTGTTTCAGGTTTTTTTCTCAATCCTTAATCattgtcaagttttttaaaaaagtttttaaaaacatTATGCTATAAACTGCTGTGACAAAAAGATTTTGATAGTTGCTAATACCgttattattgattttttattaaaaaaataaattgtgaTTAATTCATACTACAATAATCTGCCATCAGTATTGCGAAATAATGAAAACTTTTACGCGACTAGCTGATCATTGTTTTTTTCCGGTGGTTGATTTGATTTTCGTTAATCCAAATTAAGAGGTGGATAATGATAATTCTTTCtattattgattatttttttgGAATCTTGGAAAAAAACGGAAAAAACGGTTCACACGGAAATCCAAACACTACATGTGAATCAGTTCCTGAATTTTCTCAACTACTTTTTTATCCATAGGAGAAAAACACTGTCTAGGGATATTTTCGAGATTTCATGTTTGTTTCATGAAGTTCAAACGTTATTCTCGCTCACCAAACCAAACTcgcaaataaaaatatttcttttatttaattttttattatactttagttttatttagtgctatttttttataaaatcaataaaattaatttttttaatcataattaaTGACCTGATATatgttttgaattaaaattaaaataaaataatattaattatttatttttatttttttgtgatgGTAGGTGGTGTGACATCTATGCCACCATTTTTGAAGAAATTCTTCCCAGCTGTATACAAAAAGACAGTGTTAGAGAAAGACATAAACAGTAACTACTGCAAATACGACAACCAAGGACTTCAACTTTTTACATCGTCCTTGTACTTGGCCGGTTTAACTTCCACTTTCTTTGCTTCCTATACAACTAGGACTTTGGGAAGAAGACTCACCATGCTGATTGCTGGTATTTTCTTCATTTGTGGAGTTGCCTTCAATGCTGCTGCTCAAAATCTTGCCATGCTTATTGTTGGAAGAATCTTACTTGGTTGTGGCGTTGGTTTTGCTAATCAGGTTTCACTTTCACCCTTAatcttaattaatcaattaatatcaATAATCACATAGATTAATTAGAAAAAACTCGCCGAcatatcatatgaaatttaaatATTACATATTGTATGAAAAATAAGTCATAATGTTTGGCACTTCCAAAGTCTTTGTCATCTATTTTCCAAATATCTATGATCCTATGATAGAGacacttttgttttttttatctagatttttataaatatttttagattCTCTTTCTGACCATGAAAGAGATATTCTGAACCAGaactcagtttttttttttttgaatattttgagaTCTGTTTTcttatttgaaattttatttgaCTAGTCTTAAAGTTTTTTTACTTTTAGAATTTAGGAGTTCTGTATTTTTGTACTATCACTGCTGTTGTGTGGACCTTAATTTTGATTCCTTTCAAACACGACAAATAATACAGCaaagtaattttataattaataagtgTATCAATGATTTTATTTTGTGATTTCATGTTtcactaattatttattttaattaatttgattacaGGCTGTGCCAGTGTTTCTTTCAGAAATTGCTCCTTCAAGAATACGTGGTGCTTtgaatattcttttccaacttaaTGTCACTATTGGCATTTTGTTTGCTAATCTTGTTAATTATGGCACCAACAAGTAAGTTGTACTATATTATATGTGCTGtttcatttttatatttatttcaataaaaacGATTAAGATGATTTATGAGTAATTTATCACAAGTCATTGTCACATTTGATAAATTTTGTCTATTTCAATGACTTTTATCAccacaaattataaaaaaaagtctTGCACATGTTTTCTAATTTCTTTGGTTATTATGACAATACAGAATCGAAGGTGGTTGGGGATGGAGACTATCTCTCGGTTTGGCCGGTATCCCGGCTCTTCTCCTAACGGTTGGTGCCCTCTTGGTTGTAGACACTCCCAACAGTCTCATTGAGCGCGGTCGTTTGGATGAAGGAAAAGCTGTACTCAAAAAGATCCGTGGCACTGATAATGTTGAGCCAGAGTACTTAGAACTTGTCGAGGCAAGTCGCGTTGCTAAAGAGGTTAAGCACCCTTTTAGGAACCTTCTCAAGCGCAGGAATCGTCCTCAACTCGTCATTTCCATCGCCTTGCAAGTAAGTACTACATATAATCATGTTCTGTCACATTGAAAACAATGTTGTCAATCGCAGATAGCAGAAAATAATGTATTATGAAAATTCGCGCTATAGTGTTGTTATAGCTGCTATTTAACAATACTAATTAATTTTTGTTGTGTTAAAAAACAGATATTCCAACAATTCACAGGCATCAACGCGATCATGTTTTACGCACCGGTGTTATTCAACACATTAGGATTTAAGAATGATGCTTCACTCTATTCCGCGGTGATAACAGGAGCTGTCAATGTCCTCTCCACAATTGTGTCCATTTACACAGTCGACAAACTTGGTCGTCGCATGTTGCTATTAGAAGCTGGTGTTCAAATGTTCTTCTCTCAATTGATTATCGCAGTCCTCCTCGGAATCAAAGTAACTGATCATTCCTCAGATCTTTCAAAAGGCTATGCAATCTTTGTGGTCATCATGGTATGCACATTTGTGTCTGCTTTTGCTTGGTCTTGGGGTCCACTAGGATGGCTTATACCAAGTGAGACATTTCCATTGGAGACACGTTCAGCTGGACAAAGTGTAACCGTTTGTGTCAACTTGCTTTTCACATTTGTGATCGCTCAAGCTTTTCTCTCCATGTTGTGCCATTTCAAGTTTGGTATATTCTTGTTCTTCTCGAGCTGGGTTTTGGTTATGTCTGCATTTGTGTTTTTCTTGGTGCCTGAGACGAAGAACATACCGATTGAAGAAATGACAGAGAGAGTATGGAAGCAGCATTGGTTTTGGAAGAAGTTTATTGAAGATGATTATGATAATGTGGATTATGCTAAGAATAAAAGTAATGGATATGATTCTCAGTTGTAAATTGATGGAATCAGGAAAATAACAAATGAGTATTTTTAGTCTCTAGAGAATACTTATATATATCTAGTTTTTTTTTCTAGTAAGTTATTTTAAGTCAAACATTGTAATCAGAAAGTAAAGATCCTGTTTTGCAAGCTGTATAAGCTATATACGGGAATCCTCTGTTAGATTTTTTTAGAAAAGTTTGTTCAAATTTTTTGTCTATGGAAGAAATAAAATGGATTATTTAGTTTTGCAGCTTACATAATGTTCTATGAATCTAtgctatattttgttgttttactTTGGAAAGTTGGTTTTGTTCATGTGAACCAAAGAATTATGTCTTAACAAACTATCCTCGTGCTGTAGTTTCATCTAATTCAAAACAATTCTTTACAATCAAAAGTAATCAAAAGTTGAAAATGCAGATAAAAATCTGCAAGACAAacctataatatatattaatcaaaaagGGAATAGTAATACAAGGAAGGACAAAGTTCTGCTTGGCAATCAGAAATGCTTGGAAAAGTAGTACATTACACtttatcaaccttttcttcaaaagtattaaaaatatacaAATTCTCATTTATTAGAGATGCATGTTCCTCTTTCAAGGACTCTAAAGTGCTACTAAGACTTCAAATTTCTCTCTTAAATTTTgaaatctttttcttttgaagagATGTCTTGTTAAAAGCATTTAAAATATTAACAGGTATTTAGACAATTGGTGGCAGCTCAATGCGCTGAGTCTTTAGTGGCGGACAAGGAACATCTCGCTGCCATGTCCTTTGAGTATGATTTTTATCTAAGTACGGTAAAGCTTCGTTTTTCCGGTTTCAAAATCATTACAGTTTCGCTATAGCTTATGATTCTGAgctgattttggtttgaattaaatACACATGAAGCAATTATGAAGCTAAATTAGAGGATTAGTCCACATGTTGAAGCGACGAGGAGAAGAAAATTCCGCTATCAATCTTGCTTTCTAAGTGTTTGGTGAAATGTCTTCGCCAATTTCTTAATTCTTTCTCTTCTGTTTTTGGAGTTTTCGCTATagcattgttgttgtgttgattttCTGCTGAGGCTTTGACTTTGGCTTGAGAATTGGTATTGAATTGTTGCATTAACAGTTTATAACTCAGCTTTTTATTCTTCGATTTAAACGTTTATCTAAATTGttaataacaatatattattacAAAGTAGTATCTGCTATTGGTACTTAAACTGAAGAAAAATGGAAATTACAACAAGCTTTTTTAATTGGACAGGTAGTGAATTATGTGGACAAGGAATTGGAACAAGTATTACTGCGGATCGATACGCTTCTGACGTAATTGTTTTGGCACCGACTCATGAGATCACacgttttgtcaactaccttctACGGAACAAAGTAGATCAGAACTTATGCTCATTGTGCAAAGGAGTCTGTGAGTGAATTTTTTGTAATAAGATTATTTCGTAGATATGCTTGTGGGTTCTGGTTTCGGTTTGAAGTGAAGAAGATAGAGATCTGTTTGTTGGTTGTAGTTTCAATTTCAACCAAAGGAGAAAATTCAGATACGATTTATTGATTATTGTGTTTATCTTTTCAATGTTTTATTGGTGATTTTTTTGAATGAGAAACCACAAGGATTGCATATTTTCTATTTCAATGTGATGCTTTTCTATGGTTTAAATGTCTTGGATTATTTGGTGGTATTTTGTTAAGACATCTCGTGGGAACCATACCCTGCTACATTCATACACATTCATACCCTGCTACATAaagttgttttttgtttgttgttgAAATGGCTTTTCTTCAAATGGATTCAAACCTTTTCCTGTATGTTCATCTAACACGATGATGGTTGGTGATGTTGTGCAGTTGATGGTTGGTCATGTTGTGCAGATGTCCTTATTCTAATTCTTAATTAGGTTCTATGGCATATAATGATGTGAGACAAAAACTATGAATTTCGAGTTTTGAGCCTATCGGCATTACAAATTGAATGGAATTCTCTACAATGGAGAGACTGATATTCGTTGACACAAAGAAATCATAAAGGATGATGACATTGTGCAAGTACTGCCATGTTTTGAGGAACTTGTCCTACCAAGAATTAATCCATACCCTCATGGTAATTAGctatatttgttttgttttattgatgatgttaAAATTGTCAATCTTAGATACTGTAGTTTGTAACTGATTTATTTTTTGAGACATGCTTCTTTTGAACTTCAATTGTGCTTCAAAAGTGAGAAAACTGACCACCACAAACATGACATTGTCTCTTTTGAAAGAGGAGATATAACCATAGCAGAGCGCATTAGTAAGCGTGTATCTCTTTTATTGTTGAGGAGAATTTTACTTTATTGCTTCAATTTTTTTGTTGCAATTCATAAGCATGCATGTCTCTTCTTAAAGTTTATCCTCATACTAGCatcattctttctttctttctggtTTACATATATCTGTATATGTGCAATGTCTTATAGTTGATATGTCATCTTTATTCCAGATCTCTTGAAAATGGTAGTGATGTCCACAGACATTGCTCATATTGACCAAGCCAAATTCAGTTTCTATTCAAATTCTGTTCACAATCCTAACCAACTATTGGTGTAGTTGTTCATGACAAAACCatgatagttaaattattaaaaatgtcTATTCTGTTCATAAATGGTAAAACCTATTGCAACTTGAATCATATACAAATGCTCATCTATATCTCTCTCTTTCCATTATGTTCTTAACTGAAAGTTTGACACTATGCTGCATGTATTCTTTTAGCAAAAAACTCCTTTTTCACCATGACAAATATTAGTCATGAAGTTGAAACCAAGATGCCACTGGAAGTAATTCTTCCTGTTTCAGCCAATGTAAGCTTCATTTCTAATTGTTTTCCAAAGCATAAATTAGGAGCAGATCATCGAATTTTTCAAGAGTCTGCTAAGGATAACCATAGTCCTTCTTTAAAAGATGTTATTGAACAAAAACCTTCCAAAATGACAAACCAGAACAAGTGTATCTCAGTGGGTGACCTTACCAGTAAACTCTCATTCATTTAATATTTATCATATATTATTTATCCAGTTGCAAAaagttattatataatatttatttaatgcaGAATATTGAACAAATGTGTTGATGCATTCTTTTCAATTTCATCCAATTGTGTAATATTCGTCATTCTTTTCAGTTTCTTGGATGAAATTAACTTATGCTAAACAAAGAGCTACTGAATAGGCAAAAGAAGAGGAGGCAGAAGAAGAAAAACGGAAGAAAAGAATACTGAAGAAAAGACTATTGATCTGTACACTGTGAATGAATATGTACAATTGGCCATCCAAGCTGTGAATTCAATTTCATAAGTGTTGGATACACATTCTCAAATGCTCGTTAATATATGTGTGTTTTTGCATTCCAAATAGGCTATCTTATGTATTAAGCTTACTCATGGCTACCATTTACAAGGCATGACTACATTAAGAAGGAATGATTGCTATTGTATTATAGAATATTGAACAAGaagttattataataatatttatttaatatttgataGGTTAAACTTATGTATTAAGCTTACTCATGACTACCAATTGTGAATTGGGTTCTATAAAATGATTGTGAgagtttctctatttttttttaaaataaattatacataagaaaaatatttgtttattgatcgattattaaaaaaaattgtctttaTAAACTACttatataaaaaacaattatttatcAAAGAGGTAAAAGCAAATGATGAAAACATAAATtgctttaaaaataatttattgtataatCATATATGTCACAACTATTAAGATGTACATAACTTCTTTAGAAAGTcatgtttaaaataattaaatcttaaaagaaaataaattattttgtttttttctttctccatctcaTTAATCactctttttgtcttttttttttttaattattatttaatacaattatatttatatgatatttatttattttataattaaataacttattttaaataaatgtaaGTGTCCAGAAGTGTAGAGTTTAAGATCATTGAAACTGATCCTGATTGATCCTGATGAATACTGCGTGGTCCAACATAGTCGAAATACATGCTGATATTATATTCTCATGATGATGAATATGATATCATTATTTTGCAAAAATATTtgttaaatatttatagttattggATATATTGGTTATTGTGATTTCAAATTTTTCGAGATTTCTATCTTTTATTCAAGAACGGACAGTGTTTGTTTATGTATTAATTATTATACATGGTGAGAGATGTGATTGAAATAATAAATGAATTTTAATTTGTAAATGAACTAGGAGGAAGCAAAATGAATATGTAATAAAGAGAAAATGTTGTATACACAAGGGTTATTACTTttacataaattaatttgaaaaaagaatgtcttaatgATATAGTTTCTATATGAATTATATATAACTATTAATAGGGTaatatatgtttttggtccctgtaaatatCTCACAAGTTTTTTTATGAAGTGACACAGGACACGACCAATTAGATCCAAGTAAATAAAAAGTTTTTACTAATGATTAAAAGAACTTTCATAAAATGACACGGGACACAACCAATTAGATccaattgataaaaaaataagtaATTTTACAATAACAATTGTATATCACCAACAACCTAACTTATAAAAAATAGTGATTTTATTAAGATTTGACTTCCCCGCAttcttatgtgaattttatcactGAAATTCACTATTGGGTCGTTATCACcataatacttttttttttttttgctattcgcaccggtgtcgacccaccacaggtgggccactaatccggctcgtgcggAGAGGCACGCGCACTGGCCAAGCAAGATTGTTCCGCCtgggaatcgaactcggtattccccgaGTACGTCCTTGGACGGGGCTCCTTGCCAATGGAGCTCAACCGCTTGGTTACCATAATACTTTTTTATTTAAAGCAATAACACTTTTAAGTTATTAACCATTCATATTTGTTTATCCGAGTAAATATACATAGTTGCCTATAATTTTAACCCTTTGAATAATTCAAACATTGTTTTTGCTTTGAATTATTTCATACATTTATTACTCAATGTTTAATTTCTCAATAACACTT is part of the Vicia villosa cultivar HV-30 ecotype Madison, WI linkage group LG2, Vvil1.0, whole genome shotgun sequence genome and encodes:
- the LOC131652611 gene encoding sugar transport protein 13-like; this translates as MAGGGFATSAGGGQFEAKITPIVIISCIMAATGGLMFGYDVGVSGGVTSMPPFLKKFFPAVYKKTVLEKDINSNYCKYDNQGLQLFTSSLYLAGLTSTFFASYTTRTLGRRLTMLIAGIFFICGVAFNAAAQNLAMLIVGRILLGCGVGFANQAVPVFLSEIAPSRIRGALNILFQLNVTIGILFANLVNYGTNKIEGGWGWRLSLGLAGIPALLLTVGALLVVDTPNSLIERGRLDEGKAVLKKIRGTDNVEPEYLELVEASRVAKEVKHPFRNLLKRRNRPQLVISIALQIFQQFTGINAIMFYAPVLFNTLGFKNDASLYSAVITGAVNVLSTIVSIYTVDKLGRRMLLLEAGVQMFFSQLIIAVLLGIKVTDHSSDLSKGYAIFVVIMVCTFVSAFAWSWGPLGWLIPSETFPLETRSAGQSVTVCVNLLFTFVIAQAFLSMLCHFKFGIFLFFSSWVLVMSAFVFFLVPETKNIPIEEMTERVWKQHWFWKKFIEDDYDNVDYAKNKSNGYDSQL